From a single Rosa rugosa chromosome 7, drRosRugo1.1, whole genome shotgun sequence genomic region:
- the LOC133721435 gene encoding uncharacterized protein LOC133721435, giving the protein MGFTAKPKSTTSSSPGSSGENWGMGLLLVFFPEDNTANAIVDKSNMLFSSSSSSTTSSPSSSFKRSNSNNVLLSKAQSTISICALLVFITLLLFTLSTFEPNSKTHPISTASRRFLSQNSPPANTQNNPDFKPSNVVYTNTNHSLLLSSSWFGKMWKQKKQKLLYPIRSNNQFALQRMGTLYRRGTKAMTDLVVGHVDVDVTEPELRLFIRLLHRSGLTARADIIFIFASSTSSKFGSAIQEENESFLNLVRHYSQSNITSPQHKPTSGFDVTQFLKLGKKQTEEPLWGKRSMHSNSSEADAAESTQLSYGSVVGFEVGELDPENSLDGFLDHVAPMSLRRWACYPMLLGRVRRNFKHVMLVDVKNSVVLGDPLGRVRHKSAESVLLSTMSNKHCSKKNSDPAQSHCPVNSAVITGGARGIRRMSATVLTEIVRASMQQQRKRKSPVTESGVLSQLVGNEFISKNINLVTSTESIPDPSSLAPGSLLSHAVIQRGNSNHDELYSIIMKQICSSEIDSSVYRDC; this is encoded by the coding sequence ATGGGGTTTACAGCCAAGCCAAAGAGCACCACTAGCAGTTCTCCTGGCAGTTCCGGCGAAAATTGGGGCATGGGTTTACTTCTAGTCTTCTTCCCCGAAGATAACACCGCCAACGCCATTGTTGATAAAAGCAACAtgctcttctcttcttcttcttcttcaacaacaTCCTCACCGTCCTCTTCCTTCAAACGAAGCAATTCCAATAATGTTCTTCTCTCAAAAGCTCAGTCCACCATTTCTATTTGTGCCCTTCTAGTCTTCATCACCCTCCTCCTCTTCACCCTCTCCACCTTCGAACCCAACTCCAAAACCCACCCAATCTCCACCGCTTCCAGAAGATTTCTCTCTCAGAATTCTCCACCGGCAAACACACAGAACAACCCCGATTTCAAGCCCAGTAATGTCGTTTACACAAACACCAACCACAGTCTGCTCCTCTCTTCGTCTTGGTTCGGCAAAATGTGGaagcagaagaagcagaaactgCTCTATCCCATAAGGAGCAATAACCAATTCGCTCTCCAGCGAATGGGCACTTTATACAGGCGCGGCACTAAAGCCATGACCGATCTTGTTGTGGGTCATGTAGACGTGGATGTCACCGAACCAGAGCTCCGACTGTTTATCAGACTCTTGCACAGGTCCGGCCTCACCGCTCGCGCCgacatcatcttcatcttcgcATCTTCAACTTCATCAAAGTTCGGTTCAGCAATCCAAGAAGAGAACGAGTCGTTCTTGAACCTCGTCCGCCATTACAGCCAATCGAACATAACAAGTCCACAACACAAACCCACTTCCGGTTTCGATGTCACTCAGTTTCTCAAACTTGGGAAGAAGCAAACTGAAGAGCCGCTGTGGGGGAAGAGGAGTATGCACAGCAATTCCAGTGAAGCGGACGCGGCCGAGTCGACTCAGTTGAGCTACGGGTCGGTGGTGGGGTTCGAGGTGGGCGAGCTTGACCCGGAGAACTCGCTGGATGGGTTCCTAGACCATGTGGCTCCAATGAGTCTACGAAGGTGGGCTTGTTACCCGATGCTACTCGGCCGCGTCCGACGAAATTTCAAGCATGTTATGCTGGTGGACGTCAAGAACTCGGTCGTACTCGGCGACCCACTCGGCCGAGTCAGGCACAAGAGCGCCGAGTCAGTTCTGTTATCCACAATGTCCAACAAGCATTGCAGCAAGAAAAACTCGGACCCAGCTCAGTCCCATTGCCCCGTTAACTCGGCCGTCATCACCGGCGGCGCTCGCGGAATTCGGCGAATGTCAGCCACGGTGTTAACGGAAATCGTCAGGGCGAGTATGCAGCagcagaggaagaggaagagccCCGTGACCGAGTCGGGGGTTCTGAGTCAACTCGTGGGGAACGAGTTCATATCGAAGAACATCAATTTGGTCACGTCCACCGAGTCGATCCCGGACCCGAGTTCACTGGCACCTGGGTCACTTTTATCCCACGCAGTAATTCAACGCGGTAATAGTAATCATGATGAACTTTATTCAATAATCATGAAGCAAATTTGTTCTTCAGAAATAGATTCTTCTGTCTATAGGGATTGTTag